A single region of the Chryseobacterium culicis genome encodes:
- a CDS encoding DNA alkylation repair protein, with translation MTEKRKGARSIKDIPSDILEQLNKGEIETANLTEWLAVDQRLLLENLLQQNHRTEYLKPILENVDQLKKQTVNTINETIGISLLHWAENNKDEEFLLKLSTHPSDLVRCWAAYTIGRNSNLTFREKLNKIQPFASDTHFGVREICWMTVRPDISKNLVESLSVLSEWTQHDNENVRRFASESTRPRGVWCEHIDSLKQNPGLGLEILEPLRSDSSRYVQDSVGNWLNDASKSQPEFVVEICDEWLRESPTKETQYIVKKALRTIKK, from the coding sequence ATGACGGAAAAACGAAAAGGAGCCCGCTCCATCAAAGATATTCCCTCTGATATCTTAGAACAGCTGAACAAAGGTGAAATTGAAACCGCAAATCTTACTGAATGGCTGGCAGTAGATCAAAGGCTGTTGTTGGAAAATCTTCTTCAGCAGAATCACCGTACAGAATATTTGAAACCCATTTTAGAAAATGTAGATCAGCTGAAAAAACAAACTGTTAATACCATTAATGAAACCATTGGAATTAGTTTGCTGCATTGGGCTGAAAATAATAAAGATGAAGAATTTCTGCTGAAGCTATCAACCCATCCGTCAGACCTGGTGCGATGCTGGGCTGCTTATACGATTGGAAGAAACAGTAATTTGACATTCAGAGAGAAATTAAACAAAATCCAGCCGTTTGCTTCTGATACCCATTTTGGAGTGAGGGAAATATGCTGGATGACCGTACGTCCGGATATTTCAAAAAATCTTGTCGAAAGCTTATCTGTTTTATCAGAATGGACCCAGCATGACAATGAAAATGTGAGACGTTTCGCCAGTGAATCTACCAGACCAAGAGGTGTTTGGTGTGAACATATTGATTCTTTAAAACAAAATCCGGGACTAGGACTGGAAATTTTAGAACCTTTACGATCCGATTCCTCCCGATATGTGCAGGATAGTGTTGGTAATTGGCTGAATGATGCAAGTAAATCACAACCCGAGTTCGTGGTGGAAATCTGTGACGAATGGCTTCGGGAAAGTCCCACAAAAGAAACGCAGTATATCGTCAAAAAAGCATTGCGAACGATTAAAAAGTAA
- a CDS encoding winged helix-turn-helix transcriptional regulator has product MEIKERAEENKICPLEVAVNTISGKWKIPIVWQINEGKKRPSEFLRGIAKVDRRVLNQQLTEMVEDGILTKQSFNELPPRVEYTLTELGEKLVKILWQLNDWGKLLIPEKGKV; this is encoded by the coding sequence ATGGAAATAAAGGAAAGAGCTGAAGAAAATAAAATCTGTCCGTTGGAAGTTGCTGTCAATACCATCAGCGGGAAATGGAAAATTCCTATTGTGTGGCAGATCAATGAAGGGAAAAAACGTCCCAGTGAATTTTTGCGTGGTATTGCAAAAGTGGACCGAAGAGTTCTTAATCAACAGCTGACTGAAATGGTGGAAGATGGTATTTTAACAAAGCAATCTTTTAATGAACTTCCTCCAAGAGTTGAATACACTCTTACGGAACTGGGAGAAAAATTAGTGAAAATCCTCTGGCAACTGAATGATTGGGGAAAACTTTTAATTCCGGAAAAAGGAAAGGTGTAA
- a CDS encoding DUF4846 domain-containing protein: protein MKKIITGITVFLFLTGCTKEKRSDRLLAEPDHNEHLIAENSLKIHKDKNTIRERFSPPEGYEWIDEKSDSYGYFIENFKLKPYGSQILKYDGTPISTQHLHEAVFDIDTGNKDLQQCADVAIRMRAEYLYKAKKFNEIKFHFTSGDLLSWNDYKNGTRAFVSGNSVSFRKTAAFDDSYESFRNYLDLIFNYAGTISLNKETKPVTRNSDLKTGDILITPGSPGHIVFITGVCKNQKGERLYLLSEGFTPAQSVHVLSNPFNPYFTPWYDLDIHAVETKTARYFFKPTNFRSF, encoded by the coding sequence ATGAAAAAAATTATCACTGGAATTACAGTATTTCTCTTTCTCACAGGCTGTACAAAAGAAAAACGATCAGACCGTTTACTGGCTGAACCGGATCATAACGAACATTTAATTGCTGAAAATTCTCTAAAGATTCATAAGGATAAAAATACCATCCGGGAAAGATTTTCTCCACCGGAAGGATATGAGTGGATAGACGAAAAATCAGATTCTTACGGATATTTTATTGAAAATTTTAAACTGAAACCTTATGGCAGTCAGATTCTGAAATATGATGGTACTCCTATTTCTACCCAGCATCTTCATGAAGCCGTTTTTGATATTGATACCGGAAATAAAGATCTCCAGCAATGTGCTGATGTGGCAATCCGGATGAGAGCTGAGTATCTTTATAAGGCAAAAAAATTTAACGAAATCAAGTTTCATTTTACCAGTGGTGATCTTCTCAGCTGGAACGATTATAAAAACGGAACAAGGGCTTTTGTCAGCGGAAATTCAGTCAGCTTTAGAAAAACAGCAGCTTTTGATGATTCTTATGAGAGTTTCAGGAATTACCTGGATCTTATTTTCAATTACGCAGGAACAATTTCATTAAACAAAGAAACAAAGCCTGTTACAAGAAATTCTGATCTGAAAACGGGAGATATTCTGATCACTCCAGGCAGTCCCGGACATATTGTTTTCATTACCGGAGTTTGCAAAAATCAAAAAGGGGAAAGATTGTATTTATTAAGTGAAGGATTTACCCCGGCTCAGTCGGTTCATGTGCTTTCTAATCCGTTTAATCCCTATTTTACGCCCTGGTACGATCTTGACATCCATGCTGTGGAAACAAAAACTGCACGATATTTTTTTAAACCTACAAACTTCAGAAGCTTTTAA
- the pfkA gene encoding 6-phosphofructokinase, with protein sequence MKESAVKKIAVLTSGGDSPGMNAALRAVVRTANYYNIECYGVREGYNGLINNDFLKMGARSVKNIINQGGTILKSARSAEFRTKEGRQKAYDNCIKLGIDGLVCIGGDGTFTGAKIFNEEFGIRVIGIPGTIDNDIFGTDNTIGYDTALNTAMDAIDKIRDTATSHNRVFFVEVMGRDAGFIALNSGLATGALDILIPEKKDSIDELFAKFRDAEKTGKASSIVVVAEGEKLANVYELAEKTKLTFPDYDIRVAILGHMQRGGSPSCADRVLASRLGYGAVTGLMEGQTNVMAGMRSNDLTYTPIEEAIKKHNEINEDLLLISKILAI encoded by the coding sequence ATGAAAGAGAGTGCTGTAAAAAAGATTGCAGTTCTTACTTCAGGGGGTGACTCTCCGGGTATGAATGCGGCATTAAGAGCGGTAGTAAGAACCGCCAATTACTATAATATCGAATGCTACGGAGTGAGAGAAGGCTACAACGGCCTTATCAACAATGATTTCCTGAAAATGGGAGCCCGTTCCGTAAAAAATATAATCAACCAGGGTGGAACGATTCTAAAATCTGCCAGATCCGCTGAGTTCAGAACAAAAGAAGGCCGTCAGAAAGCTTATGACAATTGTATAAAGCTTGGAATAGACGGATTGGTTTGTATTGGTGGAGACGGAACTTTCACCGGTGCAAAAATCTTTAATGAAGAATTCGGAATCAGAGTAATCGGTATCCCGGGAACAATCGACAACGATATTTTCGGAACAGATAACACCATCGGATACGATACTGCTTTGAATACTGCAATGGATGCCATTGATAAAATCCGTGACACCGCAACGTCTCACAACAGAGTTTTCTTTGTAGAAGTGATGGGTCGTGATGCAGGTTTTATTGCTTTAAACAGTGGATTGGCAACCGGAGCTCTGGATATTTTAATTCCTGAGAAAAAAGACAGTATTGATGAGCTTTTCGCGAAATTCAGAGATGCAGAAAAAACCGGAAAGGCATCAAGCATTGTGGTTGTAGCGGAAGGTGAAAAACTAGCCAATGTATATGAACTTGCTGAAAAAACAAAACTTACATTCCCTGATTATGACATTCGTGTAGCGATTTTGGGACATATGCAGAGAGGAGGTTCTCCAAGCTGTGCAGACAGAGTTTTGGCAAGCAGATTAGGCTACGGTGCTGTAACAGGATTAATGGAAGGACAAACGAATGTAATGGCCGGAATGCGTTCCAATGATCTGACGTATACGCCTATTGAAGAAGCCATTAAAAAACATAACGAAATCAATGAAGATCTTTTACTGATTTCAAAAATTTTAGCAATCTAA
- the gap gene encoding type I glyceraldehyde-3-phosphate dehydrogenase, with amino-acid sequence MSTIKVGINGFGRIGRLVFRAMTERDNIEVVGINDLINAEYMAYMLKYDSVHGIFPGEVSVEGNDLVVNGKRIRVTAERDPNNLKWNEIGADYIVESTGLFLSKDTAQAHINAGAKKVILSAPSKDDTPMFVMGVNHKELTDDIKILSNASCTTNCLAPLAKVIHDNFGIVEGLMTTVHATTATQKTVDGPSVKDWRGGRAALNNIIPSSTGAAKAVGKVIPSLNGKLTGMSFRVPTVDVSVVDLTVRIEKAASYEDICSVIKAASEGELKGILGYTEDAVVSQDFVGDKRTSIFDKDAGIMLSPNFVKLVSWYDNEMGYSNKLVDMLVHAASL; translated from the coding sequence ATGTCAACAATTAAAGTAGGTATCAACGGTTTTGGTAGAATTGGACGTCTTGTTTTCAGAGCAATGACTGAAAGAGACAACATTGAAGTTGTAGGAATCAATGACCTTATTAATGCAGAATACATGGCTTACATGTTAAAATATGACTCTGTACACGGTATTTTCCCAGGTGAAGTTTCTGTAGAAGGAAATGATCTTGTAGTAAACGGGAAAAGAATCAGAGTAACTGCTGAAAGAGATCCTAACAACCTAAAGTGGAATGAAATTGGTGCTGACTATATCGTAGAATCTACAGGTCTTTTCTTATCTAAAGATACGGCTCAGGCTCACATCAACGCTGGTGCAAAGAAAGTAATCCTTTCTGCTCCTTCTAAAGATGATACTCCAATGTTCGTAATGGGGGTAAACCACAAGGAACTTACTGATGATATCAAAATCTTATCAAACGCTTCTTGTACTACAAACTGTTTAGCTCCTTTAGCTAAAGTTATCCACGATAACTTCGGAATCGTTGAAGGTTTAATGACAACTGTACACGCTACAACAGCTACTCAGAAAACTGTTGATGGTCCTTCAGTAAAAGACTGGAGAGGTGGTAGAGCTGCTCTAAACAACATCATCCCTTCTTCTACAGGTGCTGCTAAAGCGGTAGGAAAAGTAATCCCTTCTTTGAACGGAAAATTAACAGGTATGTCTTTCAGAGTACCAACTGTTGACGTTTCTGTAGTAGATTTAACAGTGAGAATTGAAAAAGCTGCTTCTTATGAAGACATCTGTTCAGTAATCAAAGCTGCTTCTGAAGGTGAATTGAAAGGTATCCTAGGATATACTGAAGATGCTGTAGTATCTCAGGACTTCGTAGGAGATAAGAGAACTTCTATCTTCGACAAAGATGCTGGTATCATGCTTTCTCCAAACTTCGTGAAACTTGTTTCTTGGTATGACAACGAAATGGGTTACTCTAACAAGTTAGTAGATATGCTTGTACACGCTGCTTCTTTATAA
- a CDS encoding oxygenase MpaB family protein, with product MIQPRFKDAPHFRNFWESGNGKLLIEFSGAEVNFEKFEKFAPYFHHVDEIGDEVVKEVYFTKKFHEASREIEQYIRNGVSETDAVPESVKKLFTQTQKVPEWLDYNLLKSGAELCMRSNLDSLISLRDYCLIGGYDYAYLNKPLIVTEALKKGAVKRLSETLDFWVNATRYNALEIHAKGYEFAIKTRLIHSYARLSVKKHYKDWDTENWGEPINSWDMMATYIGFSLVFLHSLKKLGNRFSIEEEQGIFHLWKYVGYLLGIPEQLLPDDKKQATEYFYLWTSVQPPSDKDSVLLAHSLLNESLENPILKLEFQRKNLRYLHICCTWFLLDDEVCKRLQIPDVPYKTLFPKSKILFNKIYDSLVSRDARIKRGNKDQMKVLEDYLNITKNSNFH from the coding sequence ATGATACAACCTCGATTTAAAGATGCTCCTCACTTCAGAAACTTTTGGGAAAGTGGGAACGGAAAACTCCTTATTGAATTTTCCGGAGCAGAGGTGAACTTTGAAAAGTTTGAAAAATTTGCACCCTATTTTCATCATGTGGATGAGATCGGTGATGAAGTAGTAAAAGAGGTTTATTTCACTAAAAAATTCCATGAGGCTTCCAGGGAAATTGAGCAATATATAAGAAATGGGGTTTCGGAAACAGATGCAGTGCCTGAAAGTGTAAAAAAGCTTTTTACCCAAACTCAAAAAGTTCCCGAATGGCTGGATTATAATTTACTCAAAAGTGGCGCTGAGCTGTGTATGAGAAGCAACCTCGATTCTTTGATCTCCCTGAGGGATTATTGTCTGATTGGCGGTTATGATTATGCTTACCTCAACAAGCCACTGATTGTCACAGAAGCATTGAAAAAAGGTGCTGTAAAGCGTCTTTCCGAAACGTTGGATTTCTGGGTGAATGCTACCCGCTACAATGCACTGGAAATTCATGCAAAAGGCTATGAGTTTGCCATAAAAACCCGTTTGATCCATTCCTACGCCAGACTTTCTGTTAAAAAACATTATAAAGACTGGGATACTGAAAACTGGGGAGAACCTATCAATTCGTGGGATATGATGGCAACCTATATCGGATTCAGTCTGGTCTTTCTTCATAGTCTTAAAAAATTGGGAAATCGTTTTTCTATTGAAGAGGAACAGGGAATTTTCCACCTTTGGAAATATGTAGGCTATCTTTTGGGAATTCCTGAACAGCTTCTTCCTGATGACAAGAAACAGGCTACAGAATATTTTTATTTATGGACCTCTGTTCAGCCGCCCTCGGATAAAGATTCTGTTCTGCTGGCTCATTCTCTGTTGAATGAATCTCTGGAAAATCCTATTTTAAAACTTGAATTCCAAAGAAAAAATTTGAGATACTTGCACATCTGCTGCACCTGGTTTCTGCTGGATGATGAAGTTTGTAAAAGATTACAAATCCCGGATGTTCCTTACAAAACCTTATTCCCAAAATCAAAAATACTTTTCAATAAAATATATGACAGTTTAGTAAGTCGTGATGCCAGAATCAAAAGAGGAAATAAAGATCAGATGAAAGTATTGGAAGATTATCTGAATATCACCAAAAATTCAAATTTCCATTAG
- the recA gene encoding recombinase RecA yields the protein MSNIDDKKKALALVLDKLDKTYGKGTVMTLGDESIDNTIEVIPSGSLGLDIALGIGGYPKGRIIEIYGPESSGKTTLTLHAIAEAQKAGGIAAFIDAEHAFDRTYAAKLGIDLENLIISQPDNGEQALEIADNLIRSGAIDIVVIDSVAALTPKAEIEGEMGDSKMGLHARLMSQALRKLTATISRTKCTVIFINQLREKIGVMFGNPETTTGGNALKFYASVRIDIRKASAPIKQGDEAIGSRVKVKIVKNKVAPPFKQAEFDIMYGEGVSKVGEILDTAVDMGIVKKSGSWFSYEESKLGQGRDAVKDVLKDNPELSEELENKIKEEMKNK from the coding sequence ATGAGTAACATTGATGATAAGAAAAAAGCACTCGCTTTAGTGCTTGACAAGCTAGATAAAACATATGGAAAGGGAACAGTAATGACTTTAGGTGATGAATCTATCGACAATACAATAGAAGTAATTCCTTCCGGTTCTTTAGGATTAGATATTGCATTAGGTATAGGCGGATATCCAAAAGGAAGAATCATTGAAATATATGGTCCTGAATCTTCAGGTAAAACAACATTAACCCTTCATGCTATTGCTGAAGCTCAAAAAGCGGGTGGTATTGCTGCATTCATTGATGCAGAGCATGCTTTCGACAGAACTTATGCTGCGAAATTAGGAATTGATCTTGAAAACCTGATCATTTCTCAGCCTGACAATGGAGAACAAGCTTTAGAGATTGCAGATAACCTGATCCGTTCAGGAGCTATTGATATCGTTGTAATTGACTCTGTAGCTGCTCTTACCCCAAAAGCAGAAATCGAAGGTGAAATGGGAGATTCTAAAATGGGTCTTCACGCAAGATTGATGTCTCAGGCATTAAGAAAACTTACGGCTACGATTTCAAGAACTAAATGTACAGTGATCTTCATCAACCAGTTGAGAGAAAAGATTGGTGTAATGTTTGGAAATCCTGAAACAACTACCGGAGGTAATGCTCTTAAGTTCTATGCTTCTGTAAGAATTGATATCAGAAAAGCAAGTGCACCGATCAAACAAGGTGATGAAGCTATCGGTAGCCGTGTGAAAGTGAAGATTGTGAAAAATAAAGTAGCACCTCCTTTCAAACAGGCAGAATTTGATATCATGTATGGTGAAGGAGTTTCTAAAGTAGGTGAAATTCTTGATACTGCAGTAGATATGGGAATTGTAAAGAAAAGCGGTTCTTGGTTCAGTTATGAGGAATCTAAATTAGGACAAGGACGTGATGCTGTAAAAGATGTTTTAAAAGACAACCCTGAACTTTCCGAGGAATTGGAAAACAAGATTAAAGAAGAAATGAAAAATAAATAA